From Proteus vulgaris:
ACCTTAGCTCGTAACTCTGCAAAGCTATTGATACGTTTTCCATCAACAGAAATTAAAACGTCACCCGGTTTAATACCTGCTTTTGCTGCGGATGAATCAGGTAAAACTTCGCTGACAAAAGCACCACGTTGTGCATCAATATTAAAGGATTTCGCCAGATCAGAATTCATTTCTGTGCCACGAATACCTAAAATACCACGTTTAACTTCGCCATGAGAGATCAGTTGTTGGCTAAGATCTCGTGCCATATTACTTGGGATTGCAAAGCCGATACCGATATTGCCGCCTCCTGGTGCTAAAATAGCGGTGTTAATTCCGATTAACTCACCATTTAAGTTAACTAATGCACCACCAGAGTTACCACGGTTGATAGAAGCATCTGTTTGAATAAAGTTCTCTAAACCCTCAAGATTTAAGCCACTACGGCCTAACGCGGAAATAATACCGGATGTTGCGGTTTGACCTAAACCAAATGGATTACCGACAGCAACAGCAAAGTCACCAACGCGCAGTTGGTCTGAGTCCGCCATTTTTATTGCTGTTAAATTTGTTGGTTTTTCAATTTGCAGTAAGGCGATATCTGTTTGTGGATCGCTACCAATTAATTTGGCGCTAAATTCACGACCATCATTAATTTGTAGTTGAATTTTATCTGCACCATCAACAACGTGGTTATTGGTTAATACATAGCCTTTTTGTGCATCAATAATGACGCCTGAGCCTAAGCCTTCAAAAGGGCGAATACTTTGTTGTTGTGATGGAAAGTTAGGACCAAAGAAAAATTTAAACTCTTCAGGCACTTGTTGGCTTTGTACTCGTGTTCCTGAAACATGCACACTGACAACGGCTGGTAGCACTTTTTCTAACATAGGTGCAAGGCTTGGGAGTTGTTCTCCCGACGGCATAACTGCAGGTAATGCAGCCATGCTGGTTGCTGGGATAGTTGAGAGTGAAAGTCCGACACTCATTGCTAATGCACTAAGTAATAATTTTCTTTTTTTAGTCAACATGAATTAGAGTCTCTTGATACAGTTATCAAAATAAAATTTATTGCTCAAAATGAGCACGATGTCATTAAGACCTGTACTAACAAAGGAAAGTTCATTAAGACATGATGCACTTTGCTTTCTTTTACACGGATTTACAAGACAAAAGCTATCTTTAAAACCATAGCAAATAATTGCCATTTTATGGTATTTAATAGAAAGAAAAACGCCACAATAAATGTGGCGTTTTAGTATTAATTGTCTTTTTTATCTGTAGGTCTGAACAATCCAGATGCCCCTTCGGAATAATCACGAGGTGGCATTTTTATTGGGGATTGATCATTTGCTGCTTCAGATTCACTTAATCGGTAATTAAATGGATTATCTTGAGCTGGCATATCTGGCATGAGCTCATTAGAGCTTTTTGCCATATGTTGGTAAAGCTGACGGTAATCTCTCGCCATGTTATCTAATAGTTCAGCGCTTCTAGCAAAGTGGCTGACAAGCTCATTGCGATAAGTATCCAGTTCTTCTTTTTTTGTATCTAACTCTGCTTTTATAGCATCTTGTTGGCGAAGGGTGCTGTTACCGTAACGCATTGCGAGTGCGCCGATAATAAGACCTACAACTAATCCAATCAGTGCATAAACCCAAACCATGGCAACTCCTTTTCATCTAATAGTGAGGACGATGGATTCTTATAACATCATAACCGCTAAAAGGCATGGGTGGAATAATATCCTTAAGCTTAATATGAAATTCCTGTGTTACGTTGATGTTAAAACAATTCTTAATGCTTATAATAGAGACATTCGACAGACACAACCTAGTATGTCAGAAAATTAAGGATAAGAGGGCATTCATGACTGTTAGTACGCCGTTATCACTTTATGAAGCCGCATTGATGCAAGGTGATTATCAACCTGACGATGTTCAGCGAAAAACTGTTCTCCATCTTCAACAGATATACCATGCATTATTAAAAGAGACTCCACCAGAAAAAAATTCGTTAACACAACGATTGTTCGGGCGAATTCGCACAAAAAAACAGCTTGTTGCACCAGAACGTGGTTTATATATGTGGGGCGGAGTGGGACGAGGTAAAACATGGCTTATGGATATGTTTTATCAAAGTTTACCAACAGAGCGAAAGTTGCGACTCCACTTTCATCGTTTTATGTTACGTGTTCAAGAAGAACTAAAAAGTTTACAAGGACAAGAAGATCCACTAGAAATTATTGCTGATGGCTTTAAAGCACAAACAGATGTACTTTGTTTTGATGAGTTTTTTGTTTCTGATATTACGGATGCCATGATTTTAGGCACGTTATTAGAAGCGTTATTTGCCAGAGGGATCACTCTAGTCGCAACATCGAATATTCCTCCTGACGAGCTTTATCGCAACGGATTACAGCGTTCTCGTTTTTTACCTGCAATAGAACAAATCAAACATCATTGCGACATTTTAAATGTTGATGCAGGTATTGATTATCGTTTAAGAACGTTAACACAAGCACATCTTTTCTTATCCCCATTAAGTGATAAAAACCGTCAAGAAATGGAGAGGGTTTTTTCTCACTTAGTCACCAGTGAACCACAAACCGATGTGACTTTAACCATTAATCATCGGCCGATGAAAGTCAGAAAAGTCGCTAATGGTGTACTGGCAGTTAATTTTGCAACCTTATGTGTGGAAGCGCGTAGCCAGCTTGATTACATCGAGCTTTCTAAGCATTATCATACAGTTCTATTACATGAAATGACGCAAATGAACGCGTTAAATGAAGATGTTGCTCGTCGGTTTTTAGCATTAGTTGATGAATTTTATGAACGTAGAGTGAAACTGATTATCAATGCCGATGTTGAAATGAATGCGATTTACCAAGGTGATTTTTTACAGTTTGAATATCAGCGTTGCCTTTCTCGTTTGCAAGAGATGCAAAGTGAAGAATATTTGGTGCAACCTCATCTTGCTTAATGTTTAATTCTTGAAGAAAGTCATCTTTCATTATGGTAGGATGGCGCAGGTTAAGTTGCTTGATGTTTTTTTATATGAAAATAGAAAGCATTAGGCAGCTTACAAACGCTCTGGAAAGGAACAATTCTTCTCTTCAGGTAGCAAGAATTTATCAGTCAAATCAGAAAAAAGTGCTAAATTCGTTTTTTTCACTGAAATATTGAAAAAGAATTCAATTGTTTTTCAATTATGACTCGATTTTTTTTTCTGACTTCTCTATAATCTTGCGACCCCACGTTGCAGCAAGTTTTTTATTTCCCAAAAAACTCGCATTTTAGAGTCAGCAGTGCTACTCGAAGGGGTAGGTTTGCTGGACACAAGAGTCGTGTGAACCTCATTAGTATTTGAACCGAGCGTTCACCAACGTGTAACTAAACATTGGGTAATTTTCAATAATGAAAACTTTTACAGCTAAACCAGAAACCGTAAAACGCGACTGGTATGTTGTTGATGCAGACGGCAAAACTTTAGGCCGTTTAGCAACTGAAATTGCTAGCCGTTTACGCGGTAAGCACAAAGCGGAATATACTCCGCACGTTGATACTGGTGACTACATCATCGTTTTAAACGCTGAGAAAGTAGCCGTAACTGGTCACAAACGTACTGACAAAGTTTACTACCGTCATACGGGTCACGTAGGTGGTATCAAACAAGCGACTTTCGAAGAGATGATCGCCCGTAGTCCTGAGCGTGTAATCGAAATCGCGGTAAAAGGCATGCTGCCAAAAGGGCCACTGGGTCGTGCGATGTATCGTAAACTGAAAGTTTACGCAGGATCTGAGCACAACCACGCGGCACAACAACCGCAAGTTCTGGACATTTAATCGGGATAATAGGCAATGGCTGATAATCAATACTACGGCACAGGTCGCCGCAAAAGTTCTTCCGCACGTGTCTTCATTAAGCCAGGTAGCGGTAATATCGTAATCAACAAACGTAGCCTAGAAGTTTACTTCGGCCGCGAAACAGCACGTATGGTTGTTCGTCAACCGCTGGAATTAGTTGATATGCTGGGTAAATTAGATTTATACATCACTGTTAAAGGTGGTGGTATCTCTGGTCAAGCTGGCGCGATCCGTCACGGTATCACTCGTGCACTGATGGAATATGATGAGACTCTACGTTCTGATCTGCGTAAAGCTGGTTTCGTTACCCGTGATGCGCGTTCTGTTGAACGTAAGAAAGTGGGTCTGCGTAAAGCACGTCGTCGTCCACAGTTCTCTAAACGTTAATTTGTTATCTTTTAGATATCAATTTGATGTTGAAAACCCGTCTTCACAGGCGGGTTTTTTATTTTTGATTAATTTGTGTTTATTGATAATAAAAACATAATCTTGCTAATGTATTAAGACGATAGTCACGAAAACAGGTGTTATGTAAGATAACCAAACGATTAAAAAACCCATTTTTTGGATATTTAATCTAAATAATTTTATTTTTTAATATTATAATCTTACTTTTAAGGCAATGTGGCATATTATATTGAATTATTTGCATGAGCCCCCCTAAGTAACATGAATTCTGGTAGAATAACGGACTTCGGTGTCTTTCTTTCTCTAATTTCACAATGTTGCCGATGGTGTATCAACAATAGTGTCTGTTATTCATTTTAAAGCAATACCAAAATTATTATCACAATAATGATTGTTGAATGATTATTTTGGTATTACTTGATAATGATATGTGCCGCAAAGACAGGTGAGTTTTTAACTCTGTAGAATAAGATTATCCCGCGATAACACTTTTTATACAGGTAGTTACCCAATGTAGTTAATAACTTAGAGACTTATTTAAGTTAACTGCGTTTGTGTGCTTGTCTTTTAGGAATGGGGAAATGGAAAAGGTATTGTGCCAATTCATTTCTTTAATTGATTAACTTGGAGGTTTTCATGGCTGTCGCTGCCAACAAACGTTCGGTAATGACTTTGTTTTCCGGTCCGACTGATATTTTCAGCCATCAGGTCAGAATTGTC
This genomic window contains:
- the rpsI gene encoding 30S ribosomal protein S9 — encoded protein: MADNQYYGTGRRKSSSARVFIKPGSGNIVINKRSLEVYFGRETARMVVRQPLELVDMLGKLDLYITVKGGGISGQAGAIRHGITRALMEYDETLRSDLRKAGFVTRDARSVERKKVGLRKARRRPQFSKR
- the rplM gene encoding 50S ribosomal protein L13, giving the protein MKTFTAKPETVKRDWYVVDADGKTLGRLATEIASRLRGKHKAEYTPHVDTGDYIIVLNAEKVAVTGHKRTDKVYYRHTGHVGGIKQATFEEMIARSPERVIEIAVKGMLPKGPLGRAMYRKLKVYAGSEHNHAAQQPQVLDI
- the zapG gene encoding Z-ring associated protein ZapG, whose protein sequence is MVWVYALIGLVVGLIIGALAMRYGNSTLRQQDAIKAELDTKKEELDTYRNELVSHFARSAELLDNMARDYRQLYQHMAKSSNELMPDMPAQDNPFNYRLSESEAANDQSPIKMPPRDYSEGASGLFRPTDKKDN
- the degQ gene encoding serine endoprotease DegQ — protein: MLTKKRKLLLSALAMSVGLSLSTIPATSMAALPAVMPSGEQLPSLAPMLEKVLPAVVSVHVSGTRVQSQQVPEEFKFFFGPNFPSQQQSIRPFEGLGSGVIIDAQKGYVLTNNHVVDGADKIQLQINDGREFSAKLIGSDPQTDIALLQIEKPTNLTAIKMADSDQLRVGDFAVAVGNPFGLGQTATSGIISALGRSGLNLEGLENFIQTDASINRGNSGGALVNLNGELIGINTAILAPGGGNIGIGFAIPSNMARDLSQQLISHGEVKRGILGIRGTEMNSDLAKSFNIDAQRGAFVSEVLPDSSAAKAGIKPGDVLISVDGKRINSFAELRAKVGTTPPGKEILIGLIRQGKPMDVKVTLEKQSADATRADNFSPALQGATLSNYLNKQVKAVAVDSVEKDSAAAASGLQKGDLIIGINNTPIASLGDLRKAIDAKPPVLALNIQRGNDEIYLLLRNTPR
- the zapE gene encoding cell division protein ZapE, encoding MTVSTPLSLYEAALMQGDYQPDDVQRKTVLHLQQIYHALLKETPPEKNSLTQRLFGRIRTKKQLVAPERGLYMWGGVGRGKTWLMDMFYQSLPTERKLRLHFHRFMLRVQEELKSLQGQEDPLEIIADGFKAQTDVLCFDEFFVSDITDAMILGTLLEALFARGITLVATSNIPPDELYRNGLQRSRFLPAIEQIKHHCDILNVDAGIDYRLRTLTQAHLFLSPLSDKNRQEMERVFSHLVTSEPQTDVTLTINHRPMKVRKVANGVLAVNFATLCVEARSQLDYIELSKHYHTVLLHEMTQMNALNEDVARRFLALVDEFYERRVKLIINADVEMNAIYQGDFLQFEYQRCLSRLQEMQSEEYLVQPHLA